The DNA region CCAGCTTTTAGCCGATAGGATCTCCTCAGGCGGAGGCTTAGGCCCTGTTCTGATCAGCGGCTTGGTGAGGCGGAGTTCGTTTTCCACAAGCTGAAAAGCCGCCTTACCCTTTGGGCACAAGGCGCCGAAGTTAAGCGGTGAGTCAACGGAGCCGCGGCTCCATATAATCTTGCCGCCAGAAGTATACATGTCTATGGAGCATCCCACTGAGCAGTAGAGGCATACAACCGGCACTACCGAGGCCTTTGGCAAGTCGACTTTCCCCCCAATTTCGCCCAGCTCCCATACGGCTTTTCCGGACTTAAAGGGAACCTGGGCCTCTGCGCCTATCCCAAGCGCGAGACTAGCTAGGCCGGCGATTTTTAAAAATCCCCTTCTTCCTACTGAGACTGTCATAGGAACACGTTCTTCACAGTTCCTTTGTCTCTTTTGCCCATCAATTTCTTGGCTGTGAAGCATGTATAGTCTTCCTCGCCGTGGTAAAGACTCAGAAGGCCGTCTATGCCTTCAGGTATCTCAGTGAAAAGCCTTTCAATGTCGTTCTTAATAGAAGCGTGTTGCCTAGCAAGGGCCTCAAAGGACATAGGGGTACGCCAATTGTAGTCTTTTATAGATTATTCGAGAATAACTCGAACTATTGTAGACTTTTATAGTGTTTTGGAGTTTAAGGACAGAGCTCAGTAAATCCCTTGTTTCTGATATTTGTCACAAGCTGTATTCCGAGCTTGCATGCTGCCTCTACGCCGCTGTATAGGGGTCCTCTAAGAGAAACAACAGCCCCCACACCTATTGTGGCAAGTCTGTAGACCATGTCAGACGAGACCCTGCCAGTGGTGAAAGCTATTTTAGACTCGGCCTCCTTGCCGCGTTTTAGGTACATACCGATTAGTTTTATTACAGAGCTGTGCCTACTCGTGTCATGTATCACCGCCCACTCCTCGTCTAGATATAGAGCGCTGGTGTGCATGGCCAAGTGAGGATCCACATTCCATATGGTCAATTTAGCGAACTCTGTTGCCAGGGTGGTTAGTTGCTTGTAGTCGTAGATTCTTCTAGGTGATTTATTTTTGACAAATTCTCCGATGCCGCACTCCTCTACTTTTTTAGCTCTAGTAGCCACGTCACCTACTAGCTTAATCTTAACATCGTGGCCCGCTGTAGCAACTTCTTTTATTTCCCCTAATGTGTTGATATAGCCCTCGCTGTATGCGTAGCCGATTCCAAGCTCTTCAAGTAGCTCTGGGTTGGAGACCAGCTCGGCAACTATTTTGTTATTAATCCAAATCCTAACCAAGGCATCCTCGGCGATCTTGACTCCCTTTACTATTTTATAAGAGGGCACGGGGCTACCACAAGACCACATCTTTTACAATAGCCAACAAACACGCCGCCGACAACGGCGCCTTTGTGTACAGCATCAATATACTCACTGCCGGCTGCGAGCGCCGCAGTAAATGCCCTAGTTACTCCCTCCGGCAATTTTTTTACATCTGCCAACCGTCCGCCGACAGCGTCTAAAACGGCTGATACCACACTTTTTCCGCATGCGCCGGTCTTTACTAAAAAGTCAAGTAGTTGACATATATCGTTCTCCTTCACTAAGTCGGCGTACTCGCCGAGAGATCGCCTAAAGTATGACTTTACGGCATCTCCGCATCCGGCTTCTCGGTAGTATTCTAAAACGCATTTAAAAGTGGGCATATATACATCTCTAGAAACAATTACACACCCCTCATCCTCTAGTTTTCTCAAAGTGTAATAGATGGTCGATATGGCAAATGGGGATGTCTTAGCCAAGTCGTAGGCCTTAGCTTCTCCTTGGACTAAAAGTCTCTCTATCACATACAGTCTTGAAGATGTGCCAAGCACAGTGGCTTGTTGTTTTTGCTTTTTAGATATTCCGCTAACGCCTTGTCGCGACAATTAACTCAGCAGTTAAAATCGAGTTACCGGCGGCGCCTCTGACTGTGTTGTGGCCGAGTATAACGAAGGCGAGCTTCCGCGGGGCAAGTTTTCTCACCCTTCCCACCACGACGGCCATTCCTCTCCCGGCCCACCTGTCGAGTCTCGGCTGGGGCCTGTCTATCTGTGCTCTTATCTCTATAGGCCGCGGCGGCGCTGTTGGTAGCTTCAACTCTTGTGGCAGTCCTTTAAATTTCTCAAATATCTCCGTAACAGTTGCCGTGTCGAAGTCTTTTTTAGTATCAACGTACACAACCTCTGTGTGGCCGTCTAACACGGGCACTCTTGTAGTCGTCGCGAAGATCTCGAAGTCTTGCTTAAGTATCTTCCTGGTCTCTGCCACCACCTTCTCCTCCTCGCCCCTTATGAAGGGGATTAGGTTGTCTACGATCGCGACTGAGGGCACACCCGAGTAGCCGGCGCCGGAAAGCGCCTGCATGGTGACCACGTGGATCCTCTCGATGCCCCACTCGTCTAGTATGGGCTTCAGGGGCAGGTTGAGGATAGTCGTGGTGCAGTTAGGCTTCTTCACCACGGCGCCGCGCCAGCCTCTCGTCGCCCTCTGCTTCTCCACCAGAGATAAGTCTTCAGGGTTTACCTCAGGTATAACTAGGGGGACGTCTGGGTCCATCCTCATATTGCTGGAGTTGGACAACACCGTGAAGCCCCTCGCCGCTAGCTCCGGCTCTACCTTGGCCGCCACCTCGCTGGGCAGGGCGGAGAAGACGAAGTCCACCCTCGGTACCTTCTCCACGTCAA from Pyrobaculum arsenaticum DSM 13514 includes:
- a CDS encoding sulfurtransferase FdhD — encoded protein: MPSYKIVKGVKIAEDALVRIWINNKIVAELVSNPELLEELGIGYAYSEGYINTLGEIKEVATAGHDVKIKLVGDVATRAKKVEECGIGEFVKNKSPRRIYDYKQLTTLATEFAKLTIWNVDPHLAMHTSALYLDEEWAVIHDTSRHSSVIKLIGMYLKRGKEAESKIAFTTGRVSSDMVYRLATIGVGAVVSLRGPLYSGVEAACKLGIQLVTNIRNKGFTELCP
- a CDS encoding helix-turn-helix domain-containing protein, coding for MLGTSSRLYVIERLLVQGEAKAYDLAKTSPFAISTIYYTLRKLEDEGCVIVSRDVYMPTFKCVLEYYREAGCGDAVKSYFRRSLGEYADLVKENDICQLLDFLVKTGACGKSVVSAVLDAVGGRLADVKKLPEGVTRAFTAALAAGSEYIDAVHKGAVVGGVFVGYCKRCGLVVAPCPLIK
- the asd gene encoding aspartate-semialdehyde dehydrogenase; this translates as MDRFKVYVLGATGLVGQRYVQLLASHPWFEIVGLAASEKSAGKKLSETGWVLEEPPPPSVAEMRIEKIDVEKVPRVDFVFSALPSEVAAKVEPELAARGFTVLSNSSNMRMDPDVPLVIPEVNPEDLSLVEKQRATRGWRGAVVKKPNCTTTILNLPLKPILDEWGIERIHVVTMQALSGAGYSGVPSVAIVDNLIPFIRGEEEKVVAETRKILKQDFEIFATTTRVPVLDGHTEVVYVDTKKDFDTATVTEIFEKFKGLPQELKLPTAPPRPIEIRAQIDRPQPRLDRWAGRGMAVVVGRVRKLAPRKLAFVILGHNTVRGAAGNSILTAELIVATRR